The sequence ACAGCAACAGCAGCGCCTCGCACCCCTGCGCCATACCTTTAGCCATTTCCATTTAGACATTGAACCTTGGTTGATTCGCGTGCAAAGCAACACAACACTCTGCGTAGCCGAAAACAATTGGCTCTGGTATAACCCTCTCAACCCACCGCGCCTAGGTTTAGCAGCTCCAATTAAGGGGCTGATCAAGCGCGCACTTATTCAGATGCAACAGGAGATTTAATATGACTCGTATGGTTATGTGCCGTAAACACCAACAAGAACTCCCAGGGTTAGCCAACCCTCCTTTTCCAGGCAGTAAAGGCCAAGACATCTACGATAATATTTCCCAACAAGCGTGGGATGAATGGCAAACCCATCAGACCATGATCATTAACGAGCGTCAGTTGAATATGATGAACGCCGATGATCGTAAATTTATCATGGAGGAAATGGACAAATTCTTTGCTGGTGAAGACTTTGCAAGGGCCGAAGGTTATGTCCCTCCTAGCCAATAAAAAACTATTTTCATAGAGGTACTTGACAGCAGGGCGATAAACCCCTTTAATAGCGCCCCGTTGAGCCCGGATAGCTCAGTCGGTAGAGCAGAGGATTGAAAATCCTCGTGTCGGCGGTTCGATTCCGTCTCCGGGCACCATATTTAAAAATGCTCATTCAATCGAATGAGCATTTTTTTTTGCCAAAATTTTGATCAATTAGCAGCAAAAAAATATCATTTTGATTAAAAATGTGTTTGATTAATATCACCTTAGTTAAACCTTAAACAGTGTATGCCGTGACTTATTTCTCACTTTGAGTTTGACGCACAGATGAAACCAGAGCGCGCTTTATTAAAGTATTTTTTAGTCTATGCAATGCTTGTAATAAGCTGGTTGCTAGCCAGCTTCGCCTGGAATTTCACATCTGAGCAGACGCAAATCAGTGCGCAAAACCTCCTCATCAATCTTGCAGTCTTTGCTGTGGCATCAATGATTTACTGGTTTGTCATGCTGCAACGTCATAGCCTAGAAAAAAAGCGCCAACAATCTGATGCCACGATCAGTTTAGAGCGCCTCAAACTTGCTCTAGACGCCGCGCAAGAAGCATTGTGGGACTGGAGTCTTAATGAGCAGCAAGAGGTGTTCTTTTCAGCAACCTATTGCGCCAACCTAGGCTACACACAAGAAGAATTCGGTAACAACCAGCACGCGTGGCAGAGCCGTCTATTACCTGAAGAGCGCGAACGCATTTACCGCATGGTAATGCGTTTTATTGCCGAAGGTGATGGCAACTATGACAGCACCTATCGCATGCGTCATAAAGACAACTCAGTGCGCTGGATTCGCTCACGCGGTCGTTTAATCAAAAACGCAGCAGGCGTACCGGTACGCTTTATTGGTATTGCTCAAGACATAACTGCGCAGCGCGGTGCAGAGGAACGTTTGCAGCAAGCCAATGCTGTTTTTGAGTCGACACATGAAGGTATCCTGATCACCGACCATACCAACACCATCGTTCACATCAACCCCGCTTTCAGCAAGATTACCGGGTACAGTGCTGAGGATGTAATTGGGCAAACACCACGTATATTTAAGTCAGGCCGGCATACAGAAGAGTTTTATAAGTCGCTGTGGACAACCCTAGAAGCTAACAATGAATGGAGCGGGGAAATTTGGAATCGGCGCAAAAACGGCGAAATTTTGCCTCAGTACCAAACCATTCGATTGATTCGTGATGAAAATGGCTTTATTTCTCATAACGTAGCGATTTTTTCAGATATTTCGCTTCTTAAAGGTTCGCAGTCTGAGCTGAACTACCTCTCCCATTACGACCCATTAACCGGCTTAGCCAACCGCTCGCAGCTGTATCAGCGCTTAAAAAGCATTTTACAGAGCGCCATCGAAGAGCAAAAAAACTGTACGCTTTTCCTAATCGACCTCGATCACTTTAAAAATATTAATGAAAGTCTAGGCCACAGCATAGGTGACCAGCTACTCCAAGCGGTGGCGCAGCGCATTAGAAGAAACATTCACAGCAAGTGCACGCTCGCGCGCATTGGTGGTGATGAGTTTGTTGTCATCAGTGAAACATGTAGCACACCGTCAGAGGCGGCGCTGGTAGCACAACAGATTATCAAGGCCAGCAAAGAGGCTTTTAACCTAAATAATAACCAGCTCTTTATCAGTGCCAGTATTGGTATTTGCATGTTTCCAAGAGCAGGTAACAGCGTCGAAGAAGTCATGCGCAATGCTGACTCAGCACTGAGTAAGGCCAAGGCCAGCGGCCGTGAAACCTTTGCTTTTTACTCAAGCGAGCTGACTGAGCAAGCGTTTCAACGGATTCGCATTGCCAGTGAGCTACGCCAGGCTTTAAGCAACAATGAATTGCAAGTCCATTATCAGCCTGTATTTACTATCGATGAGCATAAAGTGGTGGGCTGTGAAGCGCTTGTGCGTTGGAACCATCCTCAGCGCGGCTTAATAGCGCCCAATGATTTTATCCCAATTGCTGAAGAAAATGGTCTGATCAGATCCATTGATGAATGGGTGCTAGAGCACGTTTGCGCGCAAATGCATACATGGCAAGCCTCAGGTCTACAGCTGCAATTTGCCGCAGTTAACCTTTCCAGTCGCTCACTATCTGATGAAAAACTTCCGCAAAAAATAGCAAAGATACTAGAAAGAACACATATTGGTGCGCAGCATATTGAGCTTGAAGTAACAGAAAGCGCAGTAATGGAAAACCCTCAAAGCACTGATGAAATACTTAAAGAGCTGCGTCAGCTGGGCGTGAGCTTGTCCATTGATGACTTTGGTACCGGTTACTCATCCCTTTCACGCTTAAAATCATTACCGGTACACAAGCTCAAAATTGACCAGAGCTTTATCAGTAACTTACCGGCCAGCACTGAAGATGTCGCGATTGCTCGCGCCATTATCGCACTGGGCAACAGCATCGGCCTCGCAGTACAAGCGGAGGGTATTGAGACCGCTGAGCAAATGCGTTTCTTACAGCAACAAGGCTGCCCATTAGGGCAAGGCTATTGGTTTGGCCGTCCAATGCCACTAGAAGCCTTTAGCGCGTTCTTAGCGGAAAACGCTACCGCTAAAGTTGAGCGCGAGTAGATTTTAAGCATAGCTCAGCCAGCGCATCATGCTAGATCTCAGCAAAACTTAGAAAAAACAGCATAAAGAATGGCGCTGCCACTGTAAGAATCAGGCCACTGATAATTGCGGTTGGCACATACTCGTAGTTACAGGCTTTGCGCACAAAGGGCAGCGTGGTATCCATGGCGGTTGCACCACACACCCCAATACTGCTATTGGCATAGTTGCGGCCCAATAAAAACACCACGCTTAGACCAATCAATTCACGCATCAAGTCATTTAATAACGCCACACTGGCGTAGGCATCGCCCAGATATTGCCCTGCCAAAGCACCCGACAAACTAAACCAGCCAAAGCCCGTACTCAGCGCCAGCGCAACAGCCAATTGTTCACCTGTGGCAAGACTGATCAAGACACCAGCAATCATCGAACCAATCATCACTAAAAATGGGATCAGCAGCACGCGCGGTGCTAACCACGAGCGACTGATTGCTACCTGTGCTAAATCCAAGCCAATTAGCAGCAGTAAAACATACAGCCAATAAGAAATATTAAAAACGACTACGCCCAGTTGATTTTCATGCCAGTGTAAGCGGTAAAAAAACGCCCCAATTAACACCAAACTAAATGCAATTAAGCATTCTTTAATTGGATGCCACAGTGCAGCCCAAGAGCTGGGCTCTTTATCTTCAGCCAACGGCTTGCGGTTAAACGGCATAATCAGTAAGAACACCACAACACTGATGGTGAAAGCATAGACAGAAGCGTGCTTCAGAATATTCAACCCCGCTGCCAACGAACTAAAAGCCTCACCGGACTCCAGACCAATGACAAACAAGATAATCCACACCACCGGTGTGATACGCCTGACCGCGCTATGCACGATAACTTTTGGTAACACTTTGCCTAAAGCATAGCCGCTGACTAAAAACAGTAAAATCGGTAGCACTGACGATAAAATATTGTACAAAACAGCAGTCACAGACGGCCTCTTACGATCAGAGTGAATAGATAAAATTTAATGGCGCCTAGTCTAGAGCATTGATCCTTTGAAAGGGTGCAACAGATTCAGTTATTTCTTGCCCTGCCGTGCTTGGCGCTGCACAACACCCTTGGCAACTCATTTGCCTGACAGATTATTCTTTATCGATGCGTAACAACTCGTTTATGCTGAATCACTTGAAAAACTACAGGCCAGATTAGAATGAGCCGCACTGCGCGCAATGCCCTGTTATTACTGATTGGCAGTTCGCTTGTATTAGCGCTGTCGTTAGGTATTCGCCATGCGTTCGGTTTATTTTTACAGCCAATGAGCAACGAATTTGGCTGGGGCCGTGAAATTTTCGCCTTCGCTATCGCTCTGCAAAATCTAATTTGGGGCATGCTGCAACCCTTTGTAGGCGCCTTTGCTGACCGCTACGGGGTTAAGCGCACAGTATGTATCAGCGCCCTTGCCTATGCCTTAGGCCTCGTATTAATGGCGTCAGCGAGCACACCTTCTGCGTTAATCCTCAGCGCTGGCGTACTGATCGGTTTTGGCCTATCGGGCACCTCATTTTCTGTGCTGCTCTCCGCGGTGGGTCGCTCTGTACCAGCAGAAAAACGCAGTATGGCCATGGGTATTGCCAGCGCTGCCGGATCATTTGGGCAATTTGTCATGTTGCCAGGCACCTTGGGCTTGCTGGAAGTGTTTGGCTGGTCCACTGCACTGCTGGTCTGTGCCGGACTGATTGCGCTGTTGCTGCCTTTATCACGCCTACTCAAGGAAGATCTGCACAGCAGCGCTGAGGTTACAGATAAGCTGCCGATTAAAACAATTTTGCAACAAGTTGCGGGCCATCCTGACTTTTGGCTGCTGTCTTTAGGTTTTTTTGTCTGTGGCTTTCAAGTGGTATTTATTGGCATCCACATCCCCGCCTACTTAATTGATCAGCAACTGTCTGCACAGGCAGGCACCACGGTTTTAGCCTTAGTCGGTTTATTTAACATTTTCGGCACTTGGGGCGCGGGTTGGCTCGGTGGACGTTATTCAAAGCCACATTTACTGGCCTTACTCTACTTTTTACGCGCCATTGCCATTGCCTTATTCTTTTATCTGCCGCTCAGTGAATTTTCGGCTTATGCGTTTGCTGTAGCGATGGGGCTGCTCTGGTTATCCACAGTGCCGCTGACCAATGGCACCATTGCGACTATGTATGGCGTGCGGCATTTGTCGATGCTGGCCGGTATTGTATTTTTATTCCATCAAGTGGGTTCATTCTTAGGCGGCTGGCTCGGTGGTTTAGCCTATGATCAAACCGGCAGTTACGCGCTGGTCTGGCAGCTGTCGATTGTTTTAAGCGTGATGGCGGCACTACTGAATCTGCCCATCCGTGAGCGTTTAGTCAGCTTCGCCAACCCAGTAAAAAGCATCGAGTAGGAATGGCGCTATGAGTAAAAAACATCTGTATATCGCTGCTGCAATTATCCTACTGGCTGTAATACTGATTGCGGCCTGGTGGGGCTGGTCTAAGGGCGGCTTAGCAGTTTTACAACTCGGTATCGGCGTTTGCTGAGCTGATGCTGCTAAGCCTGTTAGCAGCCACTCTAGAGCGCTGTGCTTGA comes from Pseudomonas sp. C27(2019) and encodes:
- a CDS encoding oxidative damage protection protein gives rise to the protein MTRMVMCRKHQQELPGLANPPFPGSKGQDIYDNISQQAWDEWQTHQTMIINERQLNMMNADDRKFIMEEMDKFFAGEDFARAEGYVPPSQ
- a CDS encoding MFS transporter: MSRTARNALLLLIGSSLVLALSLGIRHAFGLFLQPMSNEFGWGREIFAFAIALQNLIWGMLQPFVGAFADRYGVKRTVCISALAYALGLVLMASASTPSALILSAGVLIGFGLSGTSFSVLLSAVGRSVPAEKRSMAMGIASAAGSFGQFVMLPGTLGLLEVFGWSTALLVCAGLIALLLPLSRLLKEDLHSSAEVTDKLPIKTILQQVAGHPDFWLLSLGFFVCGFQVVFIGIHIPAYLIDQQLSAQAGTTVLALVGLFNIFGTWGAGWLGGRYSKPHLLALLYFLRAIAIALFFYLPLSEFSAYAFAVAMGLLWLSTVPLTNGTIATMYGVRHLSMLAGIVFLFHQVGSFLGGWLGGLAYDQTGSYALVWQLSIVLSVMAALLNLPIRERLVSFANPVKSIE
- a CDS encoding lysine exporter LysO family protein, yielding MTAVLYNILSSVLPILLFLVSGYALGKVLPKVIVHSAVRRITPVVWIILFVIGLESGEAFSSLAAGLNILKHASVYAFTISVVVFLLIMPFNRKPLAEDKEPSSWAALWHPIKECLIAFSLVLIGAFFYRLHWHENQLGVVVFNISYWLYVLLLLIGLDLAQVAISRSWLAPRVLLIPFLVMIGSMIAGVLISLATGEQLAVALALSTGFGWFSLSGALAGQYLGDAYASVALLNDLMRELIGLSVVFLLGRNYANSSIGVCGATAMDTTLPFVRKACNYEYVPTAIISGLILTVAAPFFMLFFLSFAEI
- a CDS encoding bifunctional diguanylate cyclase/phosphodiesterase — its product is MKPERALLKYFLVYAMLVISWLLASFAWNFTSEQTQISAQNLLINLAVFAVASMIYWFVMLQRHSLEKKRQQSDATISLERLKLALDAAQEALWDWSLNEQQEVFFSATYCANLGYTQEEFGNNQHAWQSRLLPEERERIYRMVMRFIAEGDGNYDSTYRMRHKDNSVRWIRSRGRLIKNAAGVPVRFIGIAQDITAQRGAEERLQQANAVFESTHEGILITDHTNTIVHINPAFSKITGYSAEDVIGQTPRIFKSGRHTEEFYKSLWTTLEANNEWSGEIWNRRKNGEILPQYQTIRLIRDENGFISHNVAIFSDISLLKGSQSELNYLSHYDPLTGLANRSQLYQRLKSILQSAIEEQKNCTLFLIDLDHFKNINESLGHSIGDQLLQAVAQRIRRNIHSKCTLARIGGDEFVVISETCSTPSEAALVAQQIIKASKEAFNLNNNQLFISASIGICMFPRAGNSVEEVMRNADSALSKAKASGRETFAFYSSELTEQAFQRIRIASELRQALSNNELQVHYQPVFTIDEHKVVGCEALVRWNHPQRGLIAPNDFIPIAEENGLIRSIDEWVLEHVCAQMHTWQASGLQLQFAAVNLSSRSLSDEKLPQKIAKILERTHIGAQHIELEVTESAVMENPQSTDEILKELRQLGVSLSIDDFGTGYSSLSRLKSLPVHKLKIDQSFISNLPASTEDVAIARAIIALGNSIGLAVQAEGIETAEQMRFLQQQGCPLGQGYWFGRPMPLEAFSAFLAENATAKVERE